In Citrus sinensis cultivar Valencia sweet orange chromosome 3, DVS_A1.0, whole genome shotgun sequence, the sequence TCCTGCTCTGCCCCCACCTCCACCTCGTAAGAGTGTTGGGGAGAAAACCTCCGACAAGAGTCCTGAGGTCAGATTGCAGTCTGGGGACTGCTCTTCTCCTCTACTATCTCGGGATCAAGTGGACTACCTAAGCCCGTATCAGAAGGATTACAAAAAGGCGGTGGGGCCCAATATGGTGAAGGACATCGAGAGTATGAACCTCTCCGAATTAGCTGCTTCCGTTCAGAGAGTGTCCTTCAGGTTGGCCACCATGGTTTCGTGCTACAAGATTGGGTCCGCGCACCATGAGAAGAAACTCCAAGCTGACAATCaggaattgaagaagaaagctgAATCTGCTGATCGCTCCAAGGAGAAGCTGGCTGAGCTGAACAAGCAGATTATGGAGCTAGAGGAGAGAGTTGCGGTTGCTGAATCCACTTCCTCCAAACTCGAGGGTGAGCTGGGTGACCTGAGGTCTGATCTCCATGCTACTCAAATTGAAAGGGATACTCTGAGGGCCGCCCTTGAGGGGGAAATCAAATCCTTGGGTGAGCAGCTAGCTGAGGAGAAAGGCAAATCCACTGACGTGGACGATCGGCTGGATGCCGAGTATGACTCTGGGGTTGCCTTCTCCTATAAGTGCATAATGTCTGTGCTTAAGGAAGAATATCCCGAGCTGGACATGAGTAAGCTGGAGGCTGGAGTGGAGAGGTACATGGCTGAGGTCGGCCAGGGTGATAAGGAGCAGGGCGGGCAGGATCAGGTGGAGGCTCCTTCGGATGGTGTGCAAGAGGGGGAAGCTGGGGGACGCACTCTCGAAGTGGGTTAAGGGTCCATGCCTCCTCCTCTCGGCATTGCTGATCTTCCACCTCCTGATGTTGCTGATCCCTCACTTCCCGAGCTCGCTGATCCTTCAACTGCTGGAGCCGCTGATTCTCCTAACCTTTAGGCCTATTTTTTGTATAAGCTCTAGATTTGCGTTTGttttgtaaacaatttaaacatttatataaaaaaaattttttgaatgctCTCTATTGGTTTTCCTGTTTGGTTTTTTAGTGCATCGAACAGGAATAGGCATTCGTTtaccttagtaaaattttcacaaaattgcCTGCTGGTCTTCGGTGACCGAGTAGGAGTAAGCATTTACTCGCCTTAGTCTAATATTCGAAGCTTTAgttgctggtctttcgttgaccgagcagaaacaggcacttTATTGtcttagtagaattttcgaagttttagctgctggtctttcgttgaccgagcagaaacaggcactttgttgccttagtagaattttcgaagctttagctgctggtctttcgttgaccgagcagaaacaggcactttgttgccttagtagaattttcaaagctttagctgctggtctttcgttgaccgagcagaaataGGCAAGctgttgccttagtagaattttcgaagctttagctgctggtctttcgttgaccgagcagaaacaaGCACTctgttgccttagtagaatttacaaagctttagctgctggtctttcgttgaccgagcagaaacaggcactctgttgccttagtagaattttcgaagctttagctgctggtctttcgttgaccgagcagaaacaggcactctgttgccttagtagaattttcgaagatttagctgctggtctttcgttgaccgagcagaaacaggcactttgttgccttagtagaattttcgaagctttagctgctggtctttcgttgaccgagcagaaataGGCAAGctgttgccttagtagaattttcgaagctttagctgctggtctttcgttgaccgagcagaaacaggcactctgttgccttagtagaatttacGAAGCTTTaactgctggtctttcgttgaccgagcagaaacaggcactCTGTTGCCTTAGTAAGCATTTAATGGGCTTGCTAGCAGAAAGGTTCCATACtgaattcatatttattgaattttgaatgcGTTACAGAAATGTGAGACATATGTGTGTGTCACAAATCACTGTGTTCATAACAGAAATAACTTATCAGAATGAAAACTAGTAGGGCACTTTGCTTACTGGAAGTACTTTTTCAGGTGCTCGGCGTTCCATGACCTCTTCACCTCTCATCCGTTTGGATACGCCAGCTTGTAGGCTCCCGGACCAGTTGCTCGTATCACCCTGTACGGGCCTTCCCATTTCGGACCAAGAGCTCCATGGTTAGGATCCTTGGTATTTTGGTTCACCTTCCTGAGCACCCAATCTCCTGTTCGGAACTGCCTCACACGTAcgttcttgttgtaataacgcGTGACCCTTTGCTGATACTGAGCCACTTTCTGCGAAGCCCCTTCCCTTTTCTCCTCCAGCAGGTCCAGGCTCAAGCAGATCTGCTCGTCATTTTGCTCCTCATTGAAGTATTCCGTCCGATGTGTTCCCACTCCAATTTCTGCTGGGACTACCGCCTCGTGACCAAAAGCTAAGGCAAACGGGGTCTCCCCTGTGGCGGTTTTGTGAGTTGTCCGGTAGGCCCACAGTACCCCTGGTAGCTCGTCAACCCAAGCTCCTTTCTTCTCTCCCAATCTAGTCTTTAGGAGTTTCTTTACCactttgttggctgcttccacTTGTCCGTTTGCCTGGGGGTGTGCGGGGGTGCAGAATTTCAGGTCCACCCCTAAGTTCCAGCAAAACTCTCTGAAGTTGTTGTTGTCAAATTGCCTCCCATTATCGGTGATGATGGTATACGGGATTCCGTATCTACAGATGATGTTCTTCCAGATAAAATTCGTTGTCATTCTCTCCGTGATTTGGCTAAGAACCCCCATTTCTATCCACTTGGTGAAGTAGTCTATTGCTACGATTGCATGGGTTGCCGCTCCTCGGCCTTTCGGCAATCGGACTAATCAGGTCGATTCCCCACTGAGCAAAAGGCCATGGGATGTCATAGTGGTCAGCTTTTCTGGGGGTTGTGCGGGAACCTCTGAGAAGCTTTGGCAGGTTTTGCAattttttgccatttttttcGCATCCTGGTGCATGGTTGGCCAGAAGTACCCTTGCCGGAGTGCCTTGAAGGCTAAGGTTCTTGCTCCCGAATGATTGccgcaaattccttcatgaaTCTCCCTTAGTACATAATCTGCCTCCTCATCATCCACACATCGCAAGAGGGGCAAAGTGAATCCTCGGCGGTAGAGTACCTCATCGAGTAGAGTATACCTCGCTGCTCGGCATTTCAGCTTTCTTGCTTGCC encodes:
- the LOC127901424 gene encoding uncharacterized protein LOC127901424 — protein: MFMLWERCGSEEPSLVEVKHLYQLRSSPKEAGWYYFMSSSAKRKPITGFSSSCKNWKNKFFFAGGNWCPAVRSLESWGLIGGLEDRPLLQVETALLNASTCQDLLSPTSLVGSGLVDIAAGMDSKILSAMTRKRGRASSSSSNPPPPPKKPSVGPSKTPVPALPPPPPRKSVGEKTSDKSPEVRLQSGDCSSPLLSRDQVDYLSPYQKDYKKAVGPNMVKDIESMNLSELAASVQRVSFRLATMVSCYKIGSAHHEKKLQADNQELKKKAESADRSKEKLAELNKQIMELEERVAVAESTSSKLEGELGDLRSDLHATQIERDTLRAALEGEIKSLGEQLAEEKGKSTDVDDRLDAEYDSGVAFSYKCIMSVLKEEYPELDMSKLEAGVERYMAEVGQGDKEQGGQDQVEAPSDGVQEGEAGGRTLEVG